One genomic window of Branchiostoma floridae strain S238N-H82 chromosome 4, Bfl_VNyyK, whole genome shotgun sequence includes the following:
- the LOC118414275 gene encoding red fluorescent protein drFP583-like: MPLPTTHEVHVYGSINGVEFDLVGSGKGNPKDGSEEIQVKSTKGPLGFSPYIVVPNIGYGFHQYLPFPDGMSPFQAAADDGSGYVVHRNIQFEDGASLTGIYRYSYDAGHIKGEFRVVGSGFPADGPVMTKSLTAVDWSVATMLFPNDTTVVSTIDWTCPTTSGKRYHATVRTNYTFAKPIAGSILQKQPMFVFRKTEVKASDSEINLKESQKAFHDLV; this comes from the exons CCTCTTCCAACGACTCACGAGGTGCACGTCTATGGCTCTATCAACGGTGTTGAGTTTGACTTGGTGGGTAGCGGCAAAGGCAACCCGAAGGAT GGTTCTGAGGAGATCCAAGTGAAGTCCACTAAGGGTCCCCTCGGGTTCTCCCCGTACATCGTGGTCCCCAACATCGGGTACGGCTTCCACCAGTACTTGCCCTTCCCCGACGGGATGTCGCCTTTCCAGGCCGCCGCGGACGATGGCTCGGG GTACGTAGTCCATCGTAATATTCAGTTTGAAGACGGCGCCTCGCTGACTGGCATCTACCGATATTCCTACGATGCAGGTCACATCAAAGGAGAGTTTCGT GTGGTTGGCAGTGGTTTCCCTGCTGACGGTCCTGTGATGACCAAATCGCTCACGGCTGTGGACTGGAGCGTGGCTACCATGCTGTTCCCGAACGACACCACCGTTGTCTCCACCATTGACTGGACTTGCCC CACTACCAGCGGCAAACGCTACCACGCCACGGTGAGGACCAACTACACCTTCGCCAAGCCGATAGCGGGCAGCATTCTCCAGAAGCAGCCAATGTTCGTGTTTCGTAAGACGGAAGTCAAGGCCTCTGACTCCGAGATCAACCTCAAGGAGTCGCAGAAGGCCTTTCATGACCTCGTGTGA